From the Paenibacillus sp. R14(2021) genome, the window GATTCCAAGGCAGAACGCTCTTGCCTGCCTGCGTTTCCATGACGGGGATGCCGAACCGTTCGGCAAAGCGCTGCAGTTCCGCTGCGGCCAGCGCATAATGAACGCCGCCGCCCGCGATAATGACCGGGCGCTTCTTGCCCGCGATCAGCTTCACGGCGCGCGCCAGCGCGGGTGCAGCCGGCGGCCGGCGGTCAATGCTGTGCACCCGCTTACGGAAGAAGGCTTCCGGATAGTCGTACGCTTCGGCCTGCACGTCCTGCGGCAGTGCAATCGTCACTGCGCCAGTGTCGGCCGGGTCCGTCAGCACGCGCATCGCCTGCGTCATCGCGCTCATCAGCTGCTCGGGACGCGTGATCCGGTCCCAATAGCGGCTGACCGGCTTGAATGCATCGTTGGCCGATATCGTGTAATCCATCGGGTGCTCGATCTGCTGCAGCACCGGATCGGGCTGCCGGTCGGCGAAAATATCGCCGGGCAGCAGCAGCAGCGGAATGCGGTTCACGGTTGCCGTCGCGGCTGCCGTAACCATGTTGAGCGCGCCCGGTCCGATGGACGAGGTGCAGGCGTAGATCGCCAGCCGGCTGTTCTGCTTCGCGTAAGCCGCCGCCGCGTGCGCCATGCCCTGCTCGTTCTTGCCTTGAATGAAATCGAGCGAGCCGCGGCTCCGCTCCAGTGCTTCGCCGATTCCTGTCACGTTGCCATGGCCGAAAATCCCCATGACGCCGGTTACGAATTTCCGCTCTTCGCCGTCAATCTCCACATACTGTGCATCCAAGTAGCGCAGCAGCGCTTGCGCCATCGTCAGGCGTATCGTACTCATTGTGCAGCAGCCTCCTTTATGGCGTTCTCTACCTCCGAAATTTTCACCGGACGGCCTTCAAGCAAGGAAATACGGGCAGCGCGCGCCGCCAGCTCCGCCTGCAGCCCGTCGCGGCCTTGAACCGGCACTTCGCGCTCGCCTCTTACCGCCGCGAGGAAATCATCGATTTCCTGTACATACGAGGCGCTGTAACGCTCGAGGAAGAAATATTTTGGCTTCTCGCTGTGAATGCCCGAACCGTCGAATAGCCTTACGTTGTTCGAGAAGTCGTTGTCTGCCGTCAGGCAGCCGCCCGCGCCGAACACTTCCACGCGCTGATCGTAGCCGTAGCACGCTTTGCGGCTGTTGTCGATGCTGCCGAATGCGCCGTTCTTGAATTTCAAAGAAATCATCGCCGAATCGATATCGCCCATCTCGCCGATGGCTGGATCGATCAGCACGCCGCCCACCGCGTACACTTCCGTAATCTCGCTGCCGCTCAAATAGCGGGCCATGTCGAAATCGTGGATGGCCATGTCGAGGAATAGGCCGCCGGACGATTTGACATAGTCCGGGGATGGGGGGTTCGGGTCGCGGGACGTGATTTTGACGGAATGGATATCGCCGATCCGGCCTTGCTCGATATAGTCTTTCACTTTGCGGAAGTTCGGGTCGAACCGGCGGTTAAAGCCGATTTGCAGCGGTACGCCGGCCTTCTCGGCCGCTTCGATCGCCGTGAACGTACGCTCGAGCTCGAGCGATACGGGCTTCTCGCAGAAGATCGCTTTGCCTGCCTGCGCCGCTTCTGTAATGATGTCTACGTGCGTACCTGTCGGCGAGCAGATCAGGATCGCGTCGACAGCTTCGTTCTGCAGCAGCTCGCGGTAATCGCCGCTTACTTGCGGGATGCCGATGGAGGCTGCCCATTCCTGCGCCGGCTCCGGGAACAAATCCGAGATCGCGACGACCCTAACGCCTTTCATCCGAATCAAGTTTTCCGCGTGCAGACGACCAATGCGTCCTGCTCCAATGATGCCAATTCCAATTGTTTTCATGCTTTCGCACCTCTCCTATTCATCTCGTTATCGGCTCGGCGATTAACCGGACCCCTCAGACTTCGCGCTAACGGCCCAAATCATCGTTGAAATAAGAAAAAGCGGTTTCCCTATAATTGCCGGTATTAGCCGTTATTGCTCGAAAAAACTCATATAGATCCGACTTTCGATAGCAATGCCGATATCCTCATAAAGTATAGATTACGCTGAAAATAATGTTGATTATTATTTACATTCCGTGTGCACTCACCCATTAGGTTAAGCGCTTACCCTATTATTCAAACATGAAAGCCCTTACGGTGTCAACAAGCAAAAAGAAGCCTGCCCGCGCATCGCTAACGATACATGGACAGGCCCCTCTCCGGCCCTTTGCCAGCCGCCCGCTTCGACGCATGGATAACAAACTGTGGCCGCCTTTATCCTTTAACTGCCCCTGTCGAAATCCCTTCGATAATAAAGCGCTGCATGAACAGATAGAGCGCCACAAGCGGTGCCACGCCGAGAATCATCATCGGGAAGAAGCTGGTCCAGTCCGTCTGGAACTCCCCGACGTTGCGGTACACCTCGAGTAGAATGACCCCCTTCGACCGCGAATGCAGGATGAGCAGCGGCGTGAAGAAATCGTTCCACACGCTGAGCGTATCGAGAATGGCCAGCGTCGCGATAACCGGTGCAAGCAGCGGGAATGTAATTTTCCAGAAGGTTTTCCAAATGCCTGCGCCATCTATATAAGCAGACTCTTCCAACTGAATCGGAACAGAGCTCACAAAGTTTTTGATCAGGAATACGTTGAACGGAACGGCTACGAAAACTTCGACAAGGATGACCCCCAGCAGAGAGTCGATCAGATGCAAATCCTTCAATACGCGGAACAATTGAATCGTGGCCACTTGATAAGGCATGATAACGCCGATTAACACAATGACGAAGAGAATGCCGAACAGCTTGTTGGAACGTCTTGCGAACGCGTACGCCGCCATCGAGGACAGGAGAATGACGCCCCCGACCGAAACAACGGCGATGATCAGGTTGTTCTTGAGCACATTCAAGTAGTTCATGGTCTTCCAGGCATTCACGTACCCGCTGAGTATAAAATGCTTCGGCAGGCCGAGCGGGCTTGCGATAACCTCATCCGGCGTACGGAAGGTCGTATTCAGCAGGTAATAGATCGGCAGCAAGGAGATCGCCGCCAGAATAAGCAGGATGAGCTCGAGAACGAGATCTCCCCGTTCCCCCCGTTTGAAGAATCGTCTTGATCTAGGCTTCGCAGAAACGATCGTGTTCAAAATAACTTCTCCTCCCATCGTTTCAGCACCGTCAGCTGCGTGAACGCGATCAGCATAATCATCAGCGAGAAGACCACCGCGAATGCCGAACCGTAACCGTACTGTGCTTGCGTAATGCCCTTTGAGAGCAGCGTCATGACAATGGTCTCCGTCGAATGGCCGGGTCCCCCGTTCGTCATGGCGAAGATGACGTCGAACACTTTCAGTCCGCCGATCATGCTCATGACGGTATTGAACGTAATAGATGGAATCAGCATCGGCAGCGTGATATGCCAGAATTTCTGCCAGCCGTTCGCTCCGTCGATGCCCGAGGATTCATACAGTTCCTTCGAGATTCCCTGCAGGTTGGCGAGATAGATCACCATCGCGTAACCCGTCCACTGCCAGCCTTGCGTCAGAATGACAGAATAGAGCGCCAGTTTGGGATTGCCGAGCCAGTTGACCTGATGAAAGCCGAAGTTCATGAGCAGCTGGTTGATCAGCCCGTGATCCGTCGACGACATCAGATAGCCCCACAAAAAACCGACGACCATAGGACTTAATACCGCCGGCGCGAAGAATACCGTCCGCAGCAAATTGCGCGTTCTAAGCTTGCGATGCAGCGCGACCGCGAGCGGAATCGCAAGGCCGTTTTGCAGAATCGTCATGGAAATCGCGTAAATGACCGAGTTTTTGATGCCGATCGTCACGTCTTCGTCATGAAACAGCTTGACGAAATTTTTCAGCCCGACAAAATGGATGGCCGGCTTATACCCCGTCCAGTCCGTGAAGCTGTACATGAACGTCGACAGCATCGGATACAGATAGAACACGAGATACCCGAGAAAGGCAGGAAGAATGAAGGACAAGAAGATCATATCTCTTCGAAAATGCATGGACCGATTCATAGCTTTCACCCCAATAATGGAGGATGAGGTTATTCGCATAACCCCATCCCCATGAAAATATGCGCTTGTTCTTGCAGGTGCCAGTCGTTATTGGGACTGCTCGATCAGCTCTGCGGCTTTCTTGTCGGCAGCCTGCAGCACTTCGTCGATCGTTTTGCTTCCGGCCAGGTGATCTTGAAGCAGCTTGCCGAGCTCCGTAATGAACACGTTGCCGCTAAATGGACCCCAGTACGGCCATGGCGAATAGACGCGGCCTAGTACGAAGGCTTCCTTGACGCCGTCATATTGCGCCGGCAGCTCCGGATTATCCAAGCCTTTCAGGAAGGACGGTCCGAAGTAGTCTTTCATCAATGCCGTCTGCGCTTCCGGCGTGCTCATCAAATCCAGAATTTGCATCGCTTCCTTCGTGTGCTCGCTCTTCGCGTTAATCGTCCAAGGGATACCAGGACCCCCGACCAGATAACCGGTCGGCGACGTTTTGCCCGGCAGCGGGAACATGCCCAGCTTCAGATCCGGATTTTTCTTCATCATTGCATCGTAGGACCATGGACCGGATTCCCACATGGCGGCTTTGCCGGAAGCGAACTCGTCCAGCGCCTGATCATAGGTGATGCCAAGCATATCCGGCGTGATGTTCTTCTTCTGAATCATTTGATCCCACGTCGTAAATGCGTCCTTCCACTCGCTGAACTTGCGCTTGCCGGTTTGAACGTCCACGTCGAAATCCTTATTCTCCGGCTTCGAGTAGAATTCGTTCAGCGCCATGGAGATCGACTGCTTCATCATCGGCTCCCACGACTGGGCGCCCATCGCCTGCGGCTTCACGCCGTTTGCTCTCAGCTTGTCGTGGATTGCCAGCCATTCGTCGAAGGTCTTCGGCGGCGTGATGCCGTTCTTGTCGAAGATATCCTTGTTGTACCAGACGCCCTCGAACCAGCCTGTCGTCGGTATGCCATATATTTTGCCGTCCAGCGTCGTTTGCTTCAAACCTTCGTCGAAAAACTTGGAGACGAACGGCTGTCCGGTGATATCGAGCAAGTAGCCGTTCTTGACCCACTTGACATCGTAGCCTTCGATAATGTCGGGGCCGTCTCCGGAAATCAGCTGCGTCGTGACGACGTCGGAGAACGTGTTGTTATCGATAAAGTTGTAGTCGATCGTAATGTTCGGGAACTTTGCCTTCACCATGTCCAGGAATGTTTTTCTCGTATCGTCCCGGTTGATGGAAGCAATGCGGATCGTTATTTTCTCCCCCGAATCCTTCGTATCGCTGCCTGAATCCGTGTTTGTTGTGTTGGCTGCGCCATTGCTGTTGCTGTTTCCGTTTCCATTACTGCCGCATCCGGACAACGCAACAGAAGCGATGAGAAGTGCCGATGCAGCCGACCAAACCATCTTTTTCTTCATGTTTGCCCCTCCTCTAATGTCTGATAGCGCTACTGTTAACGCTTACAACGTCATTGTAGTGTTGAAAGCGTTATCCTTGAAGGAAGGATATTACGGTCTTTCTAACTCGATATTATGCTTTCGCCGTCTGATTGCCGTATTCGGTATTCCTGCGGCAGCTGACCGAACGACTTTTTGAACATTTTCGTAAAATAGCTGGGGTTCTCATAGCCGATTCGGCTCGCTATCTCGTAATTTTTGAGCGAAGTGGTCGTAAGCAGCCGCTTGGCCTGCTCGAGCCGCACCGAAGTCAGGTAATCCCAGATGTTCATCCCTGTCTCTTTTTTGAAGAGCGAGCTGAAGTAATTCTTACTGACCGCGATATGAGCGCAAATCGACTCCAAGGAAATCTCCGTGTTGTAATGGGCTTGAATATACGCCTTCGCCTTCCGGATCAAGTCGCTGCCGCCGCTCGAACGCTGCTTCTCCTCCCCAGCCAGCTGCTGCAGGGAGGATGCCAGGTAATCGAGCAGCACATCGAGCGTCTTGCATCTCTTGATCGCCTCGAAGGTAACGGGCAGAATCGCTTCATGGTCGCCCTGCGAATGCTCCCAGTCCCTCGTTCTCAGTCGAATCAGGAGGCTGAAGACCAGCGAATAGATCTCGTCCGGGCGGAGCGGCGCTTCATGCAGGATCGAAGACAGCTTGCCGCGCCAATCCGGGCGGCCGAACGGGTCCGCTGCGATTTCTTCCAGCAGCGCTTGGGTTTGCTTGTAGACTTGGTGATGCATGTCGGCGTGCAGTGCGCCGAAGGGCGTCAGCTGATCGTATTCAAACACCTGCTCGGAGCTGAATAGAAACCGCCGGCCCAGCCCGTCCAGCGCTTCGTTGTACGCATCATGCAGATCGTTCGGCGCCGTCTTCAAGCCGCTTACGCCGACAACCACCTTCCAGCCAAGCTCCGACAGCAGCAACTCGGCAATACGGCTTCCGAAGCCCTCCGCCCTCTCCGCGATGCAGATCCATTCCTCATCCTGATGCTCGAATACGTATCCCCGAATGCCTTGCGACGTCAAGTCCGTAAGCAGCGCGCAGATGATTCGCTCAGAATTGGAGCTGGCCTCGTCCAAGTAAAGCAGCTGATCATTAACGGACGCGGGCTCGGTCTGAATGACGTACGCACGGAACTCGCGGGTTAGGCGGATGCCCTCGCTCTCCAGCGTGCGGAGCAGCGCCGGAGTGCCGCTGCGCGTCGACAGCAGCTTGCGAAATGCAGCCTCTTGCGTGATAACCTTACTCTCAAGGTGCGATTTGACGGTGCTCGCGATCAGCTCTTCCAATTCAAGCTCGTCGATCGGCTTCACTAGAAAGCCCGAAGCCCCGTAACGAATCGCTTCTTTAGCATATTGAAATTCGCCGTACGCACTCAAAATAATTGATTTCAACTGCGGGTGCGACTCCGAAAGCACCTTCAGCAGCTCGATGCCGTCCATCATCGGCATCTGGATATCTGTCAGAAGAATCTCCGGGTTCTCGCGCCGAACCATGTCAAGCGCCTCCTGCCCGTTGACCGCTTTCCCCACGATTTCGATACCGAGCTTCGCCCAATCGATGATGCATGCCATCATATCGAGCGTCAGCACTTCATCGTCGGCAATCACCATTTTTATCATCATGCACCTCTTAGCTCTGGAATGAGAATCGTTACGCAGGTCCCCTCATACACGGTGGAAGTGAATGTCATGCCGTATGGATGCCCGTATTTGTTGCGGATTCGCAGGTGCACGTTGCGCAGACCTAAGCCGCCCTTGTATCCTTCGTCCGACGCCTGCTGTGCCAGCTTCTCCGTTACAAGCGTCAGCTCCGCCGGGGTCATGCCTT encodes:
- a CDS encoding carbohydrate ABC transporter permease, coding for MNRSMHFRRDMIFLSFILPAFLGYLVFYLYPMLSTFMYSFTDWTGYKPAIHFVGLKNFVKLFHDEDVTIGIKNSVIYAISMTILQNGLAIPLAVALHRKLRTRNLLRTVFFAPAVLSPMVVGFLWGYLMSSTDHGLINQLLMNFGFHQVNWLGNPKLALYSVILTQGWQWTGYAMVIYLANLQGISKELYESSGIDGANGWQKFWHITLPMLIPSITFNTVMSMIGGLKVFDVIFAMTNGGPGHSTETIVMTLLSKGITQAQYGYGSAFAVVFSLMIMLIAFTQLTVLKRWEEKLF
- a CDS encoding ABC transporter substrate-binding protein; translated protein: MKKKMVWSAASALLIASVALSGCGSNGNGNSNSNGAANTTNTDSGSDTKDSGEKITIRIASINRDDTRKTFLDMVKAKFPNITIDYNFIDNNTFSDVVTTQLISGDGPDIIEGYDVKWVKNGYLLDITGQPFVSKFFDEGLKQTTLDGKIYGIPTTGWFEGVWYNKDIFDKNGITPPKTFDEWLAIHDKLRANGVKPQAMGAQSWEPMMKQSISMALNEFYSKPENKDFDVDVQTGKRKFSEWKDAFTTWDQMIQKKNITPDMLGITYDQALDEFASGKAAMWESGPWSYDAMMKKNPDLKLGMFPLPGKTSPTGYLVGGPGIPWTINAKSEHTKEAMQILDLMSTPEAQTALMKDYFGPSFLKGLDNPELPAQYDGVKEAFVLGRVYSPWPYWGPFSGNVFITELGKLLQDHLAGSKTIDEVLQAADKKAAELIEQSQ
- a CDS encoding response regulator, yielding MMIKMVIADDEVLTLDMMACIIDWAKLGIEIVGKAVNGQEALDMVRRENPEILLTDIQMPMMDGIELLKVLSESHPQLKSIILSAYGEFQYAKEAIRYGASGFLVKPIDELELEELIASTVKSHLESKVITQEAAFRKLLSTRSGTPALLRTLESEGIRLTREFRAYVIQTEPASVNDQLLYLDEASSNSERIICALLTDLTSQGIRGYVFEHQDEEWICIAERAEGFGSRIAELLLSELGWKVVVGVSGLKTAPNDLHDAYNEALDGLGRRFLFSSEQVFEYDQLTPFGALHADMHHQVYKQTQALLEEIAADPFGRPDWRGKLSSILHEAPLRPDEIYSLVFSLLIRLRTRDWEHSQGDHEAILPVTFEAIKRCKTLDVLLDYLASSLQQLAGEEKQRSSGGSDLIRKAKAYIQAHYNTEISLESICAHIAVSKNYFSSLFKKETGMNIWDYLTSVRLEQAKRLLTTTSLKNYEIASRIGYENPSYFTKMFKKSFGQLPQEYRIRQSDGESIISS
- the iolG gene encoding inositol 2-dehydrogenase, whose amino-acid sequence is MKTIGIGIIGAGRIGRLHAENLIRMKGVRVVAISDLFPEPAQEWAASIGIPQVSGDYRELLQNEAVDAILICSPTGTHVDIITEAAQAGKAIFCEKPVSLELERTFTAIEAAEKAGVPLQIGFNRRFDPNFRKVKDYIEQGRIGDIHSVKITSRDPNPPSPDYVKSSGGLFLDMAIHDFDMARYLSGSEITEVYAVGGVLIDPAIGEMGDIDSAMISLKFKNGAFGSIDNSRKACYGYDQRVEVFGAGGCLTADNDFSNNVRLFDGSGIHSEKPKYFFLERYSASYVQEIDDFLAAVRGEREVPVQGRDGLQAELAARAARISLLEGRPVKISEVENAIKEAAAQ
- a CDS encoding carbohydrate ABC transporter permease; translation: MNTIVSAKPRSRRFFKRGERGDLVLELILLILAAISLLPIYYLLNTTFRTPDEVIASPLGLPKHFILSGYVNAWKTMNYLNVLKNNLIIAVVSVGGVILLSSMAAYAFARRSNKLFGILFVIVLIGVIMPYQVATIQLFRVLKDLHLIDSLLGVILVEVFVAVPFNVFLIKNFVSSVPIQLEESAYIDGAGIWKTFWKITFPLLAPVIATLAILDTLSVWNDFFTPLLILHSRSKGVILLEVYRNVGEFQTDWTSFFPMMILGVAPLVALYLFMQRFIIEGISTGAVKG